In a single window of the Bacillus mycoides genome:
- the dinG gene encoding ATP-dependent DNA helicase DinG, with protein MSKRYVVVDLETTGNSWKDGKDKITQIAAVVVEDGEILEIFSSFINPKREIPLFITELTGIDENLVKQAPLFRDVAPMIVELLQGAAFVAHNVHFDWNFLNEELRQAGYTEVHCPKIDTVELAQILLPTADSYKLRDLAKQHELEHDQPHRADSDALATAELFLQFLSEIEKLPLVTLQSLYELSDVFQSDIADVLSENILKKMMHGKEEAEECEVYRNIALRKRNYSLSLSETYSSKFDAFLHKTIDKLELNMPKFEKRESQQIMMKEIYTALRDSRFSLIEAGTGTGKTLAYLLPSIYFAKKKEEPVIISTQTVQLQQQILEKEIPLLKKIMPFSFEVALLKGRKHYLCLHKFEYALQEEEKNYDMALTKAKILVWLLQTETGDRDELNIPEGGKLLWNRICSDVHSPGGMQSNWYSRCFYQRAKNKALFADIVITNHALLFQDFSSEEPLFASCEHIIFDEAHHIEEAASRTLGEQFSCMYFQLALSRLGTLETDDVLSKVYKMMKKSEQASRSTFRMVSHSLKELKFDADELFQMLRTFVFKQTKQEQGMSNMPLIYRYNTEVEKGKLWDSITELTNRFVYDVRKLLTTLEKQAEILQSKLEWEMHVVTGEYMHLIELLRKMAQSLQLLILEKNSYVTWMETETKGTIHSTVLYAQPVHIGERFADEFLTQKKSVIFTSATLTVNDSFDYIKEELGLHDFAPNTLKVPSPFRFEEQMKLMVSTDVPFIKKASNEEYIESISAHIAKIAKATKGRMLVLFTSYEMLKEAYTNLKNDETLEGYLLLTQSVNNKSRSRLIRKFQEFDKSILLGTSSFWEGIDIPGDALSCLVIVRLPFTPPHQPMMEAKGEWLKNQGEDVFDKLALPQAILRFKQGFGRLIRTNTDTGTVFVLDRRLTSSSYGKRFLQSIPTVPLYEGPLEELLVQLEESSNE; from the coding sequence ATGAGTAAGCGTTATGTCGTTGTTGATTTAGAGACGACAGGGAACTCCTGGAAGGATGGGAAGGATAAAATCACCCAAATTGCAGCTGTTGTAGTGGAAGATGGAGAGATATTAGAGATTTTTTCATCTTTTATTAATCCGAAGAGAGAGATTCCCCTATTTATTACAGAATTAACTGGGATTGATGAAAATCTTGTAAAACAAGCCCCGTTATTTCGAGATGTAGCCCCGATGATTGTTGAGCTATTACAAGGTGCGGCTTTTGTTGCACATAACGTTCACTTTGATTGGAATTTTTTAAATGAAGAATTAAGGCAGGCTGGATATACAGAAGTACATTGTCCTAAAATTGATACAGTTGAATTGGCGCAAATTCTTTTGCCAACAGCTGATAGTTATAAATTACGTGATTTAGCTAAGCAGCATGAACTAGAGCACGATCAACCACATCGTGCGGATAGTGATGCTCTTGCAACAGCGGAGTTGTTTTTACAATTTTTAAGTGAAATTGAAAAGTTACCACTTGTCACATTACAATCGCTTTATGAATTAAGTGATGTTTTCCAAAGTGATATAGCTGATGTACTTTCTGAAAATATTTTAAAGAAAATGATGCATGGTAAAGAAGAGGCAGAGGAGTGTGAGGTGTATCGAAATATTGCGCTTCGAAAGCGGAATTATTCTTTAAGCCTCAGTGAAACATACTCATCTAAATTTGATGCTTTCTTACATAAGACAATCGATAAACTTGAATTGAATATGCCAAAGTTTGAAAAAAGAGAAAGCCAACAAATTATGATGAAGGAAATATATACAGCGCTAAGAGATTCTAGGTTTTCACTGATTGAAGCAGGAACAGGTACGGGGAAGACGCTTGCATATTTACTTCCAAGTATTTATTTCGCAAAGAAAAAAGAAGAGCCTGTCATTATAAGTACACAAACTGTACAATTGCAACAACAAATACTAGAAAAAGAAATTCCTTTATTAAAGAAAATAATGCCATTTTCATTTGAAGTAGCTCTTCTGAAAGGAAGAAAGCATTACCTTTGTCTACACAAATTTGAATATGCTTTGCAAGAGGAAGAGAAAAATTATGATATGGCGCTCACAAAGGCAAAAATTTTAGTGTGGTTATTGCAAACGGAAACTGGCGATCGTGATGAATTAAATATTCCTGAGGGCGGCAAGTTACTTTGGAACCGTATTTGTAGTGATGTACATAGTCCAGGCGGGATGCAAAGCAACTGGTATAGTCGTTGTTTTTATCAAAGAGCAAAGAATAAAGCATTATTTGCAGATATCGTTATTACAAATCATGCGTTATTATTTCAAGATTTTTCAAGTGAAGAACCACTATTTGCTTCATGTGAACATATTATTTTTGATGAAGCTCATCATATCGAGGAAGCGGCGAGTAGAACATTAGGTGAACAGTTCTCATGCATGTATTTTCAATTAGCTTTATCTCGTCTTGGTACGCTAGAAACAGATGATGTACTTTCTAAAGTATATAAAATGATGAAAAAATCAGAGCAAGCATCGCGTTCGACTTTCCGTATGGTGAGTCATAGTTTGAAGGAATTGAAATTTGATGCGGATGAACTATTTCAAATGTTACGGACTTTCGTATTTAAACAAACAAAGCAGGAACAAGGGATGAGCAATATGCCACTCATTTATCGATATAACACGGAAGTAGAGAAAGGTAAGTTATGGGATAGCATTACCGAGTTAACAAATCGATTTGTGTATGATGTAAGAAAGTTATTGACTACACTTGAGAAGCAAGCTGAAATATTGCAAAGTAAATTAGAATGGGAGATGCATGTCGTTACAGGTGAATATATGCATTTAATTGAGTTGTTGAGAAAGATGGCACAATCTTTACAATTACTCATTTTAGAAAAAAATTCATACGTGACATGGATGGAGACTGAAACGAAGGGAACGATTCATTCAACAGTTCTATATGCGCAGCCTGTTCATATTGGTGAAAGATTTGCTGATGAATTTTTAACCCAGAAAAAGAGTGTTATTTTCACATCAGCAACGTTAACAGTTAATGATTCATTCGACTATATAAAAGAGGAGCTAGGTTTACATGATTTTGCTCCCAATACATTAAAGGTTCCATCACCATTCCGTTTTGAAGAGCAAATGAAATTAATGGTTTCAACGGATGTACCTTTTATTAAGAAAGCAAGTAATGAAGAATATATTGAGTCTATATCGGCACATATTGCGAAAATAGCGAAAGCTACAAAAGGTAGAATGCTCGTTTTATTCACTTCGTATGAAATGTTGAAAGAAGCGTATACGAATTTGAAAAATGATGAGACATTAGAAGGATATTTATTATTAACGCAAAGTGTGAATAATAAGAGCCGAAGTCGTCTAATCCGAAAATTCCAGGAGTTCGACAAATCGATTTTGTTAGGAACAAGTAGTTTTTGGGAAGGGATAGATATACCTGGAGATGCTCTGAGTTGTCTTGTCATTGTCCGTCTGCCTTTTACCCCTCCTCATCAGCCGATGATGGAAGCAAAAGGAGAGTGGTTAAAAAATCAAGGAGAAGACGTATTTGATAAGTTGGCGCTCCCACAAGCAATCTTGCGTTTCAAACAAGGGTTTGGTCGTCTTATTAGAACAAATACAGATACGGGAACTGTATTTGTATTAGATCGTCGTTTGACAAGTTCTTCCTATGGAAAACGATTTTTACAATCAATCCCAACTGTACCGCTCTATGAAGGACCGTTAGAAGAATTGTTAGTACAGTTAGAAGAATCGTCAAATGAATAA
- the panD gene encoding aspartate 1-decarboxylase, protein MFRTMMRAKLHRATVTEANLNYVGSITIDEDLMDAVNIVENEKVQIVNNNNGARLETYVIKGERGSGVVCLNGAAARLVQPGDKVIIICYGLVAEENIHKQEPKIAVLDDDNQIIEMLGAEKAGTIL, encoded by the coding sequence ATGTTTCGCACAATGATGAGAGCGAAGTTACATCGTGCAACTGTAACAGAAGCAAATTTAAATTATGTAGGTAGTATTACAATTGATGAAGATTTAATGGATGCGGTAAATATTGTAGAAAATGAAAAAGTACAAATTGTAAATAACAACAATGGAGCTCGCTTAGAGACATATGTTATTAAAGGAGAGCGCGGTAGCGGTGTTGTGTGTTTAAATGGTGCAGCTGCAAGGCTTGTACAACCGGGTGATAAAGTTATTATTATTTGCTATGGTTTAGTGGCAGAAGAAAATATTCATAAACAAGAGCCGAAAATTGCAGTATTAGACGATGATAATCAAATTATTGAAATGTTAGGTGCTGAAAAAGCTGGCACGATATTATAA
- the panC gene encoding pantoate--beta-alanine ligase — MKIITTVQEMQQITNELRTSGKSIGFVPTMGYLHEGHATLLRKAREENEIVVLSVFVNPLQFGPNEDLDRYPRDIDRDENVAKENGVDYLFYPSVEEMYPAEQTTTVEVVKRTDVLCGKQRPGHFAGVATVLMKLFNITLPTRAYFGMKDAQQVAVIEGFVTDFNIPVTIVPVDIVREEDGLAKSSRNVYLSLEEREEAPHLYGSLCIAKERIEAGERNPEIIMNLVKEHIEKYTKGTVDYADLYAYPSLKAINKIEGRIILAIAVKFENVRLIDNITLMGK; from the coding sequence ATGAAAATCATAACTACAGTGCAAGAGATGCAGCAAATTACAAACGAACTTCGTACAAGTGGAAAAAGTATCGGTTTTGTTCCAACGATGGGGTATTTACACGAAGGGCATGCTACGTTACTACGTAAGGCAAGGGAAGAAAATGAAATTGTAGTTTTAAGTGTATTTGTAAATCCACTACAATTTGGACCAAATGAAGATTTAGATCGATACCCACGTGATATTGATAGAGATGAAAATGTAGCAAAAGAAAATGGTGTTGATTATTTATTTTATCCGAGTGTAGAAGAGATGTATCCAGCAGAACAAACGACAACAGTAGAAGTTGTGAAGCGTACCGACGTATTATGTGGCAAACAAAGACCTGGTCATTTCGCTGGTGTTGCGACTGTACTAATGAAACTATTTAATATTACATTGCCAACGCGTGCTTATTTCGGTATGAAAGATGCACAGCAAGTAGCTGTAATTGAAGGATTCGTAACTGATTTTAATATTCCCGTTACGATCGTACCAGTTGATATTGTAAGGGAAGAAGATGGATTAGCGAAAAGTTCTCGTAATGTGTATTTATCACTAGAAGAACGTGAAGAGGCTCCTCATTTATACGGCAGTCTATGTATAGCGAAAGAACGAATTGAGGCAGGCGAACGTAATCCGGAAATCATTATGAATCTTGTGAAAGAGCATATTGAGAAGTATACGAAAGGCACTGTAGATTATGCTGATTTATATGCATATCCTTCATTAAAAGCAATAAATAAAATTGAAGGAAGAATCATTTTAGCGATTGCGGTTAAGTTTGAAAATGTACGATTAATTGACAATATAACATTAATGGGGAAATAA
- the panB gene encoding 3-methyl-2-oxobutanoate hydroxymethyltransferase, with amino-acid sequence MKTKTDFLKMKEQGEPITMLTAYDYPSAKLAEEAKVDMILVGDSLGMVVLGYDSTVPVTVEDMIHHTKAVRRGAKETFIVTDMPFMSYHVSSQDTMINARRIVQESGAHALKVEGAGEVISTIHYLTNAGIPVVAHLGLTPQSVGVLGGYKVQGKDAESAKKLIEDAKKCEEAGAIALVLECVPMQLAEIISEQLTIPTIGIGAGQKVDGQVLVYHDLISYGVNRVPKFVKQYTSVQEEIVRGISQYVTEVKTGQFPEEKHSFTMKEEECLALYGGKQ; translated from the coding sequence TTGAAAACAAAAACAGATTTTTTGAAAATGAAAGAGCAAGGTGAGCCGATTACAATGCTAACGGCGTATGATTATCCATCTGCTAAATTAGCAGAAGAAGCTAAAGTCGATATGATTTTAGTGGGTGATTCTCTAGGAATGGTTGTACTTGGGTATGATTCAACAGTTCCAGTAACAGTAGAGGATATGATTCATCATACGAAAGCTGTACGCCGCGGAGCGAAAGAGACGTTTATTGTAACTGATATGCCATTTATGTCTTATCATGTCTCATCGCAAGATACGATGATTAATGCACGTCGCATTGTTCAAGAGAGCGGGGCACATGCATTAAAGGTAGAAGGTGCTGGAGAAGTTATATCAACTATTCACTACTTAACGAATGCGGGAATTCCCGTTGTGGCGCATTTAGGTTTAACTCCTCAATCTGTAGGAGTGCTAGGTGGGTATAAAGTACAAGGGAAAGATGCTGAAAGTGCAAAAAAATTAATAGAAGATGCAAAGAAATGTGAGGAAGCTGGTGCGATAGCACTTGTGCTAGAATGTGTGCCAATGCAATTAGCAGAAATTATTTCAGAGCAGTTAACAATTCCTACAATCGGAATTGGAGCAGGACAAAAAGTAGATGGGCAAGTTCTTGTATACCACGATCTTATCTCGTACGGCGTAAATCGTGTTCCGAAATTTGTGAAGCAATATACGTCTGTTCAAGAGGAGATTGTGCGAGGAATTTCGCAATACGTTACTGAAGTAAAGACAGGGCAATTTCCTGAAGAAAAACATTCATTCACAATGAAAGAGGAAGAGTGCTTAGCGTTATACGGAGGAAAACAATAA
- a CDS encoding biotin--[acetyl-CoA-carboxylase] ligase has product MQSTIRKQLLQVFSEADGAFVSGQILSDKLGCSRTAVWKHMEDLRNEGYELEAVRRLGYRIASKPDKVTANEIQLGLQTERIGRTVYFEESVESTQHIAARLAYEGAEEGTIVVAEEQTAGRGRLSRKWYSPKGTGIWMSIILRPSIPVHHAPQLTLLAAVSVAQAIEKCTGVNVGIKWPNDILIQGKKAVGILTEMQADPDKINAVIMGIGINANQKQEHFDEEIQQIATSLAIESGKPIVRAELMQQIFLQLEKLYEEYLKNGFSVIKILWESYAVSIGKEITARTMKETINGLAKGITEDGVLLLEDHQGQVHHIHSADIEIK; this is encoded by the coding sequence ATGCAATCTACTATAAGAAAGCAGTTATTACAAGTTTTTTCTGAAGCAGATGGTGCATTTGTATCTGGTCAAATACTTAGTGACAAACTTGGTTGTTCGAGAACCGCTGTATGGAAGCATATGGAGGACCTTCGTAATGAAGGGTATGAACTAGAAGCTGTACGCCGCTTAGGGTACCGAATTGCTAGTAAACCAGATAAAGTAACTGCGAATGAGATTCAATTAGGATTACAAACAGAGCGTATCGGTAGAACGGTTTATTTTGAAGAATCGGTTGAGTCTACTCAGCATATTGCAGCGAGACTTGCTTATGAAGGCGCAGAAGAGGGAACAATTGTCGTTGCTGAAGAACAAACAGCAGGTAGAGGACGTTTAAGTAGAAAATGGTATTCCCCAAAAGGAACAGGAATTTGGATGAGTATTATTTTGCGTCCCTCGATTCCAGTTCATCATGCACCACAGCTTACTTTATTAGCAGCTGTTAGCGTAGCGCAAGCAATTGAAAAATGTACCGGTGTAAACGTAGGGATTAAATGGCCGAATGATATTTTAATTCAAGGTAAAAAAGCTGTCGGTATATTAACGGAGATGCAAGCTGATCCAGATAAAATTAATGCTGTTATTATGGGAATTGGCATTAATGCAAATCAGAAACAAGAACATTTTGATGAGGAAATTCAGCAAATTGCAACTTCATTAGCAATTGAATCGGGTAAGCCGATTGTTCGTGCGGAACTTATGCAACAAATTTTCTTGCAACTAGAGAAATTGTATGAAGAGTATTTAAAAAATGGCTTCTCTGTTATTAAAATTCTTTGGGAAAGTTACGCAGTAAGTATCGGAAAAGAAATTACAGCTCGAACGATGAAGGAAACTATTAATGGGCTAGCAAAAGGAATTACGGAGGATGGTGTATTGTTACTTGAGGATCATCAAGGACAAGTGCACCACATTCATTCTGCTGATATAGAAATTAAGTAA